A genomic window from Spiroplasma helicoides includes:
- a CDS encoding type I restriction-modification system subunit M, whose amino-acid sequence MAKNIQDIETKLWNAADTLRGNMSAEEYMHTILGILSLKYISDRNKVGLKNLIKDGLSLDLIKPDEFYYQYNAFIVPNESNWNYIMSYANDSKIGEVLDNAFLRLEESNSMLQGIFNKNYNKEGVDQVRLGEVIKIFSDEDFSDDDEDIIGRIYEYFLGKFFRDRGQSGGEFYTPTSIVQLMVNLISPTKGTIYDPACGSGGILVQSKKYIESHGGKLEDITVYGQEFNNVTWKLAKLNLVLNGFPLLDTEQNGVLGQRSADTFTDDQHKNKLFDFIMANPPFNMKKWGQDKLLEDPRFKWGIPPANNANYAWLSHIISKLNTNGRAATVLANGSLSSTTGNEKLIREEFVKQNKVDAIIELPDKLFYTTGIPACIWVFNNNKKNDNILMVSAQNFEGNMISKKLRELTIEEIKNVADFYNMHLNGEDVEELGLAKTISSQELSENDYSFVPGRYVGTKEKSIDKKQIKEDIQSLSKELFSLMDELEEITPKIKDSIKKAFDFEED is encoded by the coding sequence ATGGCCAAAAATATACAAGATATAGAAACTAAACTATGAAATGCAGCAGATACTTTAAGAGGAAACATGTCAGCTGAAGAGTATATGCATACAATACTAGGAATATTATCTTTAAAATATATTTCTGATAGAAATAAAGTTGGTTTAAAAAACTTGATAAAAGATGGATTAAGTTTGGACTTAATAAAACCAGATGAATTTTACTATCAATATAATGCTTTTATAGTTCCAAATGAATCAAATTGAAATTATATAATGAGTTATGCAAATGACAGTAAAATAGGAGAAGTTTTAGATAATGCTTTTCTAAGATTAGAAGAAAGTAATTCAATGCTTCAAGGAATATTTAATAAAAATTACAATAAAGAAGGAGTAGATCAAGTAAGATTAGGAGAAGTTATAAAAATTTTTTCTGATGAAGATTTTTCTGATGATGATGAAGATATCATTGGTAGAATTTATGAATACTTTCTAGGTAAGTTTTTTAGAGATAGAGGACAAAGTGGAGGGGAATTTTATACTCCAACATCAATAGTTCAACTTATGGTTAATTTAATTTCTCCGACAAAGGGTACTATTTATGATCCAGCTTGTGGTTCTGGAGGAATATTGGTTCAATCTAAAAAATATATTGAATCACATGGTGGTAAATTAGAAGATATAACAGTTTATGGTCAAGAATTTAATAATGTTACATGAAAGTTAGCGAAATTAAATCTAGTTTTAAATGGATTTCCCTTACTAGATACAGAACAAAATGGTGTTTTAGGACAAAGGTCTGCAGATACATTTACTGACGATCAGCATAAAAATAAACTCTTTGACTTCATAATGGCAAATCCACCATTTAATATGAAAAAATGAGGCCAAGACAAATTACTTGAAGACCCTAGATTTAAATGAGGAATTCCACCTGCAAATAATGCAAATTACGCATGATTGTCACATATAATTTCAAAACTTAATACTAACGGACGTGCAGCAACAGTTTTAGCGAATGGTTCTTTGTCATCGACTACAGGAAATGAAAAATTAATAAGAGAAGAATTTGTAAAACAAAATAAAGTTGATGCAATAATAGAGTTACCAGATAAATTATTTTATACTACAGGCATTCCAGCTTGCATATGAGTTTTCAATAATAACAAAAAAAATGATAATATTTTAATGGTTTCAGCTCAAAATTTTGAAGGAAACATGATTTCTAAAAAGCTAAGAGAATTAACCATTGAAGAAATAAAAAATGTAGCAGATTTTTACAATATGCATTTAAATGGAGAAGATGTTGAAGAGTTGGGTTTAGCTAAAACAATATCAAGTCAAGAACTATCAGAAAATGATTATTCTTTTGTTCCAGGAAGATATGTAGGAACAAAAGAAAAAAGTATTGATAAAAAACAAATAAAAGAAGATATTCAAAGTTTATCGAAAGAGCTATTCTCTTTGATGGATGAACTTGAGGAAATAACACCTAAAATAAAAGATTCAATAAAAAAAGCATTTGATTTTGAAGAAGATTAA
- a CDS encoding restriction endonuclease subunit S produces MAIYKLKDVCTYMEGYVNPPINEKKYFGGNIISWMKVADFNHCGYVKTTTMSLSEEGYKLIKNKKQIFKKGSIVWSKSGSVGLTSILDIDVTANRGVLNIIPKEKILLKYLFYFLCINKSIFEKQSTGAVLKHFYGPNLLNTTIDLPEKKLQQKIIDIIEPFEVLCSSILKQKNCLLNIIKNQKTSEKTVFLKDIVTEKKDKPLNIGQVSAKVLHKRDTFIYNLEKPNTYKTNSFYAERGSLLFCSIRTYLNKFAILPYEADVNGTLYSFKVVSNHTSIICNLLDDKFWELCQQFSKGTKMPVMAKQDLLNKIPLKLVIREITNIWEYLIILNKLIIKAIKIKDKLMKLIIK; encoded by the coding sequence ATGGCTATTTATAAACTTAAAGATGTATGCACTTACATGGAAGGTTATGTTAATCCACCTATAAATGAAAAAAAATATTTTGGTGGTAACATAATATCTTGAATGAAAGTTGCAGATTTTAATCATTGTGGGTATGTAAAAACAACAACTATGTCACTTAGCGAAGAAGGTTACAAATTAATAAAAAATAAAAAGCAAATATTTAAAAAAGGATCTATTGTTTGATCTAAATCAGGTTCTGTTGGTTTGACATCTATATTAGATATAGATGTCACTGCAAACAGAGGAGTTTTAAATATAATTCCGAAAGAAAAAATTCTCTTAAAATATTTATTTTATTTTTTATGCATAAATAAATCAATTTTTGAAAAGCAATCTACTGGAGCGGTTTTAAAACATTTTTACGGACCGAATTTATTGAACACAACCATTGATTTACCAGAAAAAAAACTACAACAAAAAATAATTGACATTATTGAACCTTTTGAAGTTCTGTGTTCATCAATTTTAAAGCAAAAGAATTGTTTATTAAATATCATAAAAAATCAAAAAACAAGTGAAAAAACAGTTTTTTTAAAAGATATAGTAACAGAAAAAAAAGATAAGCCTTTAAATATTGGACAAGTTTCAGCAAAAGTTTTACATAAAAGAGATACATTTATATATAATTTAGAAAAACCAAACACTTACAAAACTAATAGTTTTTATGCAGAAAGAGGTAGTTTACTTTTTTGTTCAATAAGAACTTACTTAAATAAATTTGCAATATTACCTTATGAAGCGGATGTTAATGGTACTCTTTATTCATTTAAGGTTGTTAGTAACCATACATCTATAATTTGTAATTTATTAGATGATAAATTTTGAGAGCTTTGTCAACAATTTTCTAAAGGAACTAAGATGCCGGTCATGGCAAAACAAGATTTGTTAAATAAAATACCTTTAAAATTAGTAATTAGAGAAATTACAAATATATGAGAGTATCTTATAATTTTAAATAAACTAATTATTAAGGCTATTAAAATAAAGGATAAATTGATGAAATTGATAATAAAATAA
- a CDS encoding tyrosine-type recombinase/integrase — protein MKIKSFKLFLEKNNYSNNTIVTYINILSLYKNDFKNIVKIKNKILNRYKNANTIHTHFNVICSYMKWASDKRIDILKQIKLPKIPVVYMNVFTKKYLLKKTKLKKGDSETCKYKKNLVKFLFETGIRANELFNIIEIKSKTLKILGKGNKVREIFHNYETTKSIKEFIYTTKTLRLWVKEILGEKFTPHSIRRSMATHLLLNGASPKMVMTQLGHEKVETTYRYLNLSLEDNWKIYNEYF, from the coding sequence ATGAAAATAAAAAGCTTTAAGTTATTTTTAGAAAAAAATAACTATTCTAACAATACTATTGTCACATATATTAACATTTTAAGTTTATATAAAAATGATTTTAAAAATATTGTAAAAATTAAAAATAAAATATTAAATAGATATAAAAACGCAAATACTATTCATACTCATTTTAATGTTATTTGCAGTTACATGAAATGAGCATCAGATAAAAGAATAGACATATTGAAACAAATAAAACTACCAAAAATACCGGTAGTATACATGAATGTTTTTACAAAAAAATACTTATTAAAAAAGACTAAGTTAAAAAAAGGTGATTCAGAAACTTGTAAATATAAAAAAAACTTAGTAAAGTTTCTATTTGAGACTGGTATTAGAGCAAATGAGTTGTTCAATATAATAGAGATAAAATCTAAAACTTTGAAAATATTAGGTAAAGGAAATAAAGTTAGAGAAATATTTCATAATTATGAAACCACAAAGTCTATTAAAGAATTTATATATACAACTAAAACCCTAAGATTATGAGTAAAAGAGATTTTAGGCGAAAAATTTACACCTCACTCAATTAGAAGATCAATGGCAACACACCTTTTATTGAATGGTGCTAGCCCTAAAATGGTGATGACACAATTGGGGCACGAAAAAGTAGAAACAACTTATAGATATTTAAATTTGTCTCTAGAAGATAACTGAAAAATATATAATGAATATTTTTAA
- a CDS encoding restriction endonuclease subunit S, with amino-acid sequence MAIYKLEDLVIYKRGESDKGFSKFKAQGLYPIVSAGVNIKGYINKYNRDELIPSISSSGANAGHITIINEKYFAADCFSLLPITEKIKLKYLNFILIKNKDYIKKQKKGSAQPHVYYKDIKDLELEIPNLIEQQKIIDIIEQNEKIFLKYPETVRIDNLNNCQSDINALIDIIEPLENLRNKIFEINKKVISIISNIGLFIVDEKGGKVTINKQKEISYKEGNYIQTADIGDFNNKIKKIHYNMNPLPSRARLNFLNKTLYISKLLGEKKFLYSEHVKSTFIVSNGMWGININDDFKYSIYSFFLSDKFYELKKVYSTGTTMVGLNDKNLLKILSGIKITKDKDIEASLIYLFYLLSNISYQLIKVDKLIKNFLNLLIK; translated from the coding sequence ATGGCTATTTATAAACTAGAAGATTTGGTTATATATAAAAGAGGAGAATCAGACAAAGGATTTTCTAAGTTTAAAGCACAAGGTTTATATCCAATTGTTTCTGCTGGTGTAAATATAAAAGGTTATATAAATAAATATAATAGAGATGAATTAATACCTTCTATCTCGTCATCAGGAGCAAATGCTGGACATATAACAATTATAAATGAAAAGTATTTTGCAGCTGATTGTTTCAGCTTATTACCCATAACTGAAAAAATAAAGTTAAAATACTTAAATTTTATATTAATTAAGAATAAAGATTATATCAAGAAGCAAAAAAAAGGTAGTGCTCAACCACATGTATATTACAAAGATATTAAAGACTTAGAATTGGAAATACCAAATTTAATTGAACAACAAAAAATAATTGACATTATTGAACAAAATGAAAAAATATTTTTAAAATATCCTGAAACAGTTAGAATTGATAATTTGAATAATTGTCAAAGTGATATAAATGCATTAATTGACATTATTGAACCTTTAGAAAATTTAAGAAATAAGATTTTTGAAATAAATAAAAAAGTTATCTCTATTATTTCTAATATTGGTTTATTTATAGTTGATGAAAAAGGGGGAAAAGTGACTATCAATAAGCAAAAGGAAATTAGTTATAAAGAAGGCAATTATATACAAACTGCAGACATAGGTGATTTTAACAATAAGATAAAAAAAATACATTATAATATGAATCCGCTTCCATCAAGAGCTAGACTTAACTTTTTAAATAAAACGCTTTATATATCTAAACTTTTGGGTGAAAAAAAGTTTTTATATAGCGAACATGTAAAAAGTACATTTATAGTGTCTAATGGGATGTGAGGAATAAATATAAATGATGATTTTAAATACTCAATTTATTCATTTTTTTTAAGTGATAAATTTTATGAACTAAAAAAAGTATATTCTACAGGAACCACAATGGTTGGTTTAAATGACAAAAACTTACTAAAAATATTAAGTGGTATTAAAATTACTAAAGATAAAGATATTGAAGCTTCTCTTATATATTTATTTTATTTATTAAGTAACATTTCGTATCAATTAATAAAAGTAGATAAGTTAATTAAGAATTTTTTAAATTTATTAATAAAGTAA
- a CDS encoding DpnII family type II restriction endonuclease gives MNKYEKNFEKFMKALKNTSFELKDYVDFEKIAINVDKVKDELSILNNYIGKTQLDFYNLFIEKPELKVIIPSLIALRNKKVYTKSKEYVFSENMSNEDLFKAIQEIEFFKLLEFKKITNVTDYLTGIEVGMDTNARKNRSGTLMEKRCEDILKAKKVKFHKQIDVKKLEEKIPNFNFNEIQQAFSGKNAPKRFDFMFEFNNKYYLTEVNFFSNGGSKLNETAKSYILLNEIISKYDNIEFVWITDGAGWNTAKNQIRDAYFKINYLFNLEEFENNSLEFLLD, from the coding sequence ATGAATAAATATGAAAAGAATTTTGAAAAGTTTATGAAAGCATTAAAAAATACTTCATTTGAACTCAAAGATTATGTTGACTTTGAAAAAATAGCTATCAATGTGGATAAAGTTAAAGATGAGTTAAGTATTTTAAATAACTATATAGGAAAAACTCAGCTAGATTTTTATAACTTATTTATAGAAAAACCAGAACTTAAAGTAATAATACCTAGTTTAATTGCGTTAAGGAATAAAAAAGTCTATACAAAATCTAAGGAATATGTTTTTAGTGAAAATATGAGTAATGAAGATTTATTTAAAGCTATTCAAGAAATAGAGTTTTTTAAGTTGTTAGAATTTAAAAAAATAACAAATGTAACAGATTATTTAACTGGAATTGAAGTTGGGATGGACACTAATGCAAGGAAAAATAGATCTGGTACTTTAATGGAAAAACGATGCGAAGATATTTTAAAAGCAAAAAAAGTAAAATTTCATAAACAAATTGATGTTAAAAAATTAGAAGAAAAAATCCCAAATTTTAACTTCAATGAAATTCAACAAGCATTTTCTGGTAAAAATGCACCTAAAAGGTTTGATTTTATGTTTGAATTTAATAATAAATATTACTTAACTGAAGTAAATTTCTTCTCAAATGGTGGTAGTAAGTTGAATGAAACTGCAAAATCTTATATATTATTAAATGAAATTATCAGTAAATATGATAATATCGAGTTTGTTTGAATTACTGATGGAGCAGGATGAAATACAGCAAAAAATCAAATTAGAGATGCATATTTTAAAATAAATTATTTATTTAATTTAGAAGAATTTGAAAATAATAGTTTAGAATTTTTATTAGATTAG
- a CDS encoding DNA adenine methylase, with protein MAKPILKWAGGKKQLLEEIKKRLPENFNNYFELFIGGGALAFDLMHKDTIINDINTELINFYDCLKKDYKKVLGFLDFFIKEYNKNPRVFYYILRDEYETMSESKSKYFKAARTLLINKTCFNGLYRVNSKNNFNVPWNQKAEIINLFDLDNLKSVVNFLKTVKIFNKSFDNFRDDIKKGDFVYLDPPYDKLNKTTFNSYNPSEFTREDQKKLRDFCDYINNVGAYFLVSNHSTEFILDIYKNYNIIFVDARRMINSNKNGRGFIKEVLISNF; from the coding sequence ATGGCAAAACCAATTTTAAAATGAGCAGGTGGAAAAAAGCAGTTATTAGAAGAAATTAAAAAAAGATTACCAGAAAATTTTAATAACTATTTTGAATTATTTATTGGTGGAGGAGCATTAGCTTTTGATTTAATGCACAAAGACACAATAATTAACGATATAAATACTGAACTTATCAATTTTTATGATTGTTTAAAAAAAGATTATAAAAAAGTCTTAGGTTTTCTAGATTTTTTTATTAAAGAATATAATAAAAACCCTAGGGTTTTTTATTATATTTTAAGAGATGAATATGAAACTATGAGTGAGTCTAAAAGTAAATACTTTAAGGCGGCTAGAACGTTATTGATAAACAAAACTTGTTTTAATGGTTTGTATAGAGTTAACTCAAAAAATAACTTTAATGTACCATGAAATCAAAAAGCTGAAATCATCAATTTATTTGACTTGGATAATTTAAAATCTGTAGTTAATTTTTTAAAAACTGTTAAAATATTTAATAAAAGTTTTGATAATTTCAGAGATGATATAAAAAAAGGCGATTTTGTTTATTTAGACCCACCATATGACAAATTAAATAAAACTACTTTTAACAGCTATAATCCATCAGAATTTACAAGAGAGGATCAAAAAAAATTAAGAGATTTTTGCGATTATATAAATAATGTTGGAGCTTATTTTTTGGTTTCAAATCATTCAACAGAATTTATATTAGATATTTATAAAAACTATAACATTATTTTTGTTGATGCAAGAAGAATGATTAATTCAAATAAAAATGGTAGAGGTTTTATAAAAGAGGTTTTAATATCTAATTTTTAA
- a CDS encoding ATP-binding protein produces MSGIDFDKVKTKKIEFGTTVDLIRNYRTTMFHMLGEIIDNSIGSIGIDISENNNILNNRIEIFFEEKEVDNNKVTNLHITDNCGGIEADDNVIEGVMVYGRRKNYYEKPFFNVYGHGLKQAAIWSGEKLKLISKRNNIGFEINVEWKDDGEQNEYTYQYIENPQLKFMSDNADVTKGTKVSFFNIYTNDETKYSRSNYELLAKFLGWRYGKYIEKGLRIELHLQEKDGKFKNDVFKTDSKTDGKLKNEEPKYESFEKYFEYLQKKFKNYNLQRSDFNDWLYNELSSTVSSVGLDDWLKSCIYENKELAFSGVFVTDDNEQNEYSYPYKIGIMELNSYSKKSYEDYYGLSIYQAYRAISHGPRVKGKNIDLPEPLSFMQQDSIRGGKSVVRRFIGFVDVDDYVEKNFDKNVIQKSKELVTGPPELMSNLFAYFKDTYQLKLENFLNKLMLIQTKNLYIDYLKNKEIDTDNSDGNGTYDGNGGLTPLPPNQPQPESEDGGIIKPGSGKLEELSYKILSKVREQNFNLEWVPEISFSKSTVITKLPLIYDNLIKIFVNKNYFESYKIQNSRELQDFLAKQALEFFIEEDETLSKNDKKVLRIKKILGDEND; encoded by the coding sequence ATGAGTGGAATAGATTTTGATAAAGTAAAGACTAAAAAAATTGAGTTTGGAACTACAGTTGATCTTATTAGAAATTATCGCACTACTATGTTTCACATGTTGGGTGAAATTATAGATAATTCAATAGGTTCAATCGGTATTGACATTAGCGAAAATAATAATATTTTAAATAATAGAATTGAAATATTTTTTGAAGAAAAAGAAGTAGACAATAATAAAGTCACAAATCTACATATTACAGATAATTGTGGGGGTATTGAAGCTGATGATAATGTTATTGAAGGTGTAATGGTTTATGGAAGAAGAAAAAACTATTATGAAAAACCCTTTTTTAATGTTTACGGACATGGTTTAAAACAAGCTGCAATCTGATCTGGTGAAAAGCTGAAATTAATATCTAAAAGAAATAATATTGGTTTTGAAATAAATGTTGAATGAAAAGATGATGGAGAACAAAACGAATATACATATCAATATATTGAAAACCCACAACTTAAATTTATGTCTGATAATGCTGATGTAACAAAAGGTACAAAAGTATCGTTTTTTAACATATACACAAATGATGAAACAAAATATTCTCGTTCAAATTATGAATTGCTTGCGAAGTTTCTAGGATGAAGATATGGTAAGTATATTGAAAAAGGATTAAGAATTGAGCTTCATTTACAAGAAAAAGATGGTAAATTTAAAAACGATGTTTTCAAAACTGATAGTAAAACAGATGGTAAGTTAAAAAATGAAGAACCAAAATATGAATCATTTGAGAAATATTTTGAATACTTACAAAAAAAGTTTAAAAACTATAATTTACAAAGATCTGATTTCAATGACTGGTTATACAATGAATTGTCTAGTACAGTTTCTTCTGTTGGGTTGGATGATTGATTAAAATCATGTATATATGAGAATAAAGAATTAGCTTTTAGTGGTGTTTTTGTAACAGATGATAATGAACAAAATGAGTATTCTTATCCTTATAAAATTGGAATTATGGAACTAAATTCTTACTCAAAAAAATCTTATGAAGATTATTATGGTTTATCTATCTATCAAGCATATAGAGCTATTTCGCATGGGCCAAGAGTAAAAGGTAAAAACATTGATTTACCAGAACCATTGTCATTTATGCAACAAGACTCAATTAGAGGTGGTAAATCTGTTGTGAGAAGATTTATAGGTTTTGTAGATGTTGATGACTATGTAGAAAAAAACTTTGACAAAAATGTAATTCAAAAAAGTAAAGAGCTTGTGACTGGACCTCCAGAACTTATGTCAAACTTATTTGCTTATTTTAAAGACACTTATCAATTAAAGTTAGAAAATTTTTTAAATAAGTTAATGTTAATTCAAACCAAAAATTTATATATAGATTATTTAAAAAATAAAGAAATAGATACTGATAATAGTGATGGAAACGGCACATACGATGGTAATGGAGGTTTAACGCCTTTACCACCAAATCAACCTCAACCTGAAAGTGAAGATGGAGGAATTATTAAACCTGGTTCTGGTAAATTAGAAGAACTTAGTTACAAAATTTTAAGTAAAGTGAGAGAACAAAATTTTAATCTTGAATGAGTACCAGAAATAAGCTTCTCAAAATCTACAGTTATAACAAAATTACCTTTGATTTATGACAATTTAATTAAAATATTTGTAAATAAAAATTATTTTGAAAGTTATAAAATTCAAAATAGTAGAGAATTACAAGACTTTTTAGCAAAGCAAGCATTGGAATTCTTTATAGAAGAAGATGAAACTCTTTCAAAAAATGATAAAAAAGTTTTAAGAATTAAGAAAATATTGGGTGATGAAAATGATTAG
- a CDS encoding Z1 domain-containing protein: MISPSELIKRYKEQKNEKITKITKDFFDFGIEENLKFNVKNISEEIKLDTYDKTKNILVIGEVQSGKTNNLIEIADFVIKNDIYDHVLWLSGTNKNLARQTFSRYGATSSVSRYKSELFFYDSDAHRTNESMLIDSLSSKRKVLSLVLKQSSHLNRFISCLNKADLVKKRLLIIDDECDYFSISNNVKDLKEDGGIRKSIEDILGLFSYSKTIYIGVTATPYSNFNSSKSLGLFPNKAILLNTNYSKYTGLRWFNKRADKVYVMTQNTKKKDTFEDSLEKGLLNFFYSYLIRIKENKMTECLVNIDLVNFQHEKIRNDIVTKLESWKLGYSSNSERIKNLIKTKLEYMGYNCDENKLEEICDLINNFHTKFNIYILNSSSSEENNDYLIKQYESGQESCILIGGVLVSRGFTFENLTTEVMINAPESKSKIDVLLQRARWFGYRTEYEDYIKIIMNDKVKKAFLEAEEIQIMMINHFGKNWVISDINSLYLSLKRKETNLERLSIG; this comes from the coding sequence ATGATTAGTCCTAGTGAATTGATTAAAAGGTATAAAGAACAAAAAAATGAAAAGATTACAAAAATAACAAAAGATTTTTTTGATTTTGGAATTGAAGAAAATCTAAAATTTAATGTGAAAAATATTAGCGAAGAAATTAAATTGGATACTTATGATAAAACAAAAAATATTTTAGTTATTGGTGAAGTTCAATCTGGTAAAACTAATAATTTGATTGAAATAGCAGATTTTGTTATAAAAAATGATATTTATGATCACGTTCTATGGTTGTCAGGAACTAATAAAAATTTAGCTAGACAAACTTTTTCGAGATATGGAGCAACTTCATCAGTTAGTAGATATAAGTCGGAATTATTTTTTTATGATAGTGATGCACATAGAACCAATGAAAGTATGTTAATAGATTCCTTATCATCCAAAAGAAAAGTATTATCCTTAGTATTGAAACAAAGCTCGCATTTAAATAGATTTATATCTTGTTTAAATAAAGCGGATTTAGTTAAAAAAAGGTTACTAATAATTGATGATGAATGCGATTATTTTTCAATCAGCAATAATGTAAAAGATCTTAAAGAAGATGGTGGAATAAGAAAAAGTATTGAAGATATATTGGGTTTATTTTCATATAGTAAAACAATTTATATAGGTGTGACAGCAACACCTTATTCAAACTTTAATAGTTCAAAATCCTTAGGACTTTTTCCTAATAAAGCAATATTGCTAAATACAAATTATAGCAAATATACAGGTTTGAGATGATTTAATAAAAGAGCTGATAAAGTTTATGTTATGACACAAAATACAAAGAAAAAGGATACATTTGAAGATTCATTAGAAAAAGGTCTACTTAATTTCTTTTATTCTTACTTAATAAGGATAAAAGAAAATAAAATGACAGAATGTTTAGTTAATATAGACCTAGTTAATTTTCAACATGAAAAAATTAGAAATGATATAGTTACTAAATTAGAAAGTTGAAAATTAGGCTATTCAAGTAATAGTGAACGTATAAAAAATCTAATAAAAACAAAACTAGAATATATGGGCTATAATTGTGATGAAAATAAATTAGAAGAGATATGTGATTTGATAAATAATTTTCACACTAAATTTAATATTTATATATTGAATTCAAGCTCTTCTGAAGAAAATAATGATTACTTGATAAAACAATACGAATCAGGTCAAGAAAGTTGTATCTTAATTGGTGGAGTACTTGTGTCAAGAGGATTTACTTTTGAAAATTTAACAACAGAGGTTATGATTAATGCTCCTGAATCAAAAAGTAAAATTGATGTTTTATTACAAAGAGCAAGATGGTTTGGATATAGAACTGAATATGAAGATTATATTAAAATTATAATGAATGATAAGGTTAAAAAAGCTTTTTTAGAAGCAGAAGAAATACAAATAATGATGATAAATCATTTTGGCAAAAATTGAGTAATTAGTGATATAAATAGTTTATATTTAAGTTTAAAAAGAAAAGAAACTAACTTGGAAAGGTTGAGTATTGGATAA